The window aTGTTCCAGTATTAGCTTTAGTAGGTAGGTCGagtaattaatttttatttttaattttagtTCAATTAAACAACGATTATTTTCAGGtgcaccatcatcatttccaaCAAATAGTAAAGCAGTAAAATTGTCCAAATATATTTACTTTACAAAAAGTATCATGGAAAAAGCCCAAAAATATCGAGATGAAAGAGGATTCGCAAGAAAACCATATTTAGCTATCCACCTACGTCATGGCACTGATTGGGTAGTGTGTTCATTGACATTCATTCTGTTTTTATTGacttaaaattattattattgttgtttgttataCAAATAGATTCGAGCCTGTGAACTGATCCATTCTAATCCTGATTTAAAACAGCTTTTCAGTTCTCAACAATGTTTAggcgataatgataaacatcGATGGCTAAACAACTGGATAACATTTGATCTTTGCCTTCATTCTTTCGAGCAAATAATCGAAGggataaaattatcattacaatcatATAACAACCAGGATGAAgtgaaacgaaatgaaaaagagcCAATCCAACATATCTACATAGCAACCGATTTTAATAACGAATCATTATGGCTGgatttgaatcaaacattgacaaaacatttttcatcattgactTTGATTACGCCAAGCTTGACCCTCAATACAATGAATGGAACATTTAGTGAACATAATAAACAGGCACATTTTCTCATCGATCTCTATCTTTTATCACATTCAAACGTTTTTATCGGCAATtgtatttcatcattcagtGCTTTCGTCACACGATATCGCTTATATCGATTTAATTTCTTTCACACTACacatttttttgctttccaTCGACCAAATTCTGTTCATCTACGTGATGAactttaatgaatgaaaaagaaaacgatcaataataactgtaaatatgatgatttgagatgtttttgtaaataaaaaaaaatttttaacagaaaatttgaaatgaatgaggATTATTatacaaagaaaatgataatcaaaatcgtgatatgaatatttattatataccgtttttataataaaaaccTTTTTCGAATCTgtcgaattttttctgtttcgtttgttttatatatatatattcagaTTAATCAAagtttaaatttaaataatagtAAAAGTGCAAATAGATAAGATAATCaatagaatcgaatcaattttgCAGTTAAAGAATATacaaatataatatatgtgtatgtgttatTGAGGTTCATGTGTCCAAGAAATGacttattttgattttgactTTGACATATATGACAAGAATTTTATGACTGGATTTTTTTAAGCTCAGatatgagagaaaaaaaatgattgaacaaaaaaaaaatatttcgcCAAAAAAGATAGATAgttttgtattattattattattatgtgatcattatcaatcaaatgctGCCGGATCGATGAATACAATCAATTCGGCATCACTCATTTTGGACATTGgacaaatatttgattgagCACTTGTTAAATCATTTGGCTCGGTTGTCGTTAATACtgtgccattattattattgctattaTTTGTAGATGTAACCGTTGATAATGAAGCCATTGGTGGTTGATTTTGGTTTGTAATCATTGATGTCGGTGCTGGTAACATTAATTCATTCTGTTTGTGCGTTTCCTGTACAAGATTTGTGGACATTGTCCTCATGAAAACCTGCTGCTGATTTGTTGTAGCAGCGCTATTCATTTCCTGTGATAGactgtttgtttggtttattGATGTTAAGTCGACTTTATTTTCTTGATGACAATACGATGCCAACTTACCAGAACCTAAAATACCAACTTGTGGTGGTGATGTTTGATTCGTAACTATCGttgaattcgatgatgatgatgatggagtaGGATCCACAGCCATAGCTATGTTTTGTAATTGATTACCATTTACAGCTCCAGTATTGTTCATCTGATTTAATGAATCCAATATTTCCTGCtgtaattgatgattttgatttgcaACCTGTTGCTCTAGCACGTTTAATGCCTGTTGATTTACAGCTGTTAATTGATTGGATGTTGCAACAAGTGGTTCActtattgtcattgttgatgatgtttgtatCAATGGTGGACAATCATTTGTCATCATGGAACACGGTAACTGTTCCGTTATTTTTGGCTGATTTGGCTGACTTGGATTTCCTAATGTTGCCAAATTATCCGCATTTGACACGGGTAAAGTTTGCATAAAAGaatctattgttgttgttggatttgTAGTGGTAACGGTCACATTGGCGGTGTTTGAATTTGCCTGGTTCAAAGTGCTCATTATTGTATCCATCATTGGTGGATTATTATTCGTCGCTGAAACcataaaatcatttgatgttgtttGTGTAGTTTGTAAATTAAGCATTTGAAAATCTGAACTTGATAATCCTAATCCATTCGATAATGGATTCGATGCCTGATTCAACAATCCTGTACTATCAGTACCAACTATCGATTGCTGTTGATTAATAATTGTGACAGAACCATTTCCAGGATTGGCATTAGTTTCCGTCAACATTGATGTATGATTAGTATTTATCAGCAAAGGTGGAAGTTGATTTGCCGTGGTTTCATTGGTGATCTTGTTAGATGGATAAGATCCATCGAGCACACCTTCCATGGCCATCGTCATGTTAGTCGCTATATTGGTTTGTGTTGCTGTTTGAGGAACCGTATTCATTTGTACAGGACGAACAACAGGTATGGCGATTGCATTTAATTGTTTATTCAGATCTTGCAGACTTATTTCGGGTAAAGGAGATTCCTTAATACTCGTAGTGGTTGCAGATACAGGATTTGGTGTTAATTGTGGTGGTGAAAGATTTGAATCATTCTCGTTTTTAATATTCGTCATTGGATGATCAATCGATGGAACAAATGCGGAAGCAgtagattgttgttgaattgaatgagtGATCGGAACTTGAGTAACAACTTGCATAGATACATTTCCTGTATTAGTAAGATCTGTGGCTGGTTgtaaaattgattgtaatgatggtgaaataTTTTCCGGTTGCTGGGTCAAAGATGATTGTGTAAAATGTACATttccattaccattatttcCATTGCCATTTATAGATGTTTGATTTAGTAATgcttgatgattcaaatattgTAATTGTTGATCAGAGACGATATTTGTCCCCATTGCTGCGGAAGTACATTGATCTATTTGTCCTGATGGTGTGGattgtgtatttgtgttGATAGTATTTAGATTAGTATTACCAGTACATCCTCGtatcaaattttcaactaATTCCTCTTGTTTAACAATGGATACGCtacatgttgatgatgatgatgatgatgttatcgATGCTgtaggtgatgatgataacgtatttgtcgatgatggtgatgttaaTGATGCATCTGTTGGTGTCATgacattattttgattcgaaaGAAAAGACATAattgtcgctgttgttgtcgaatCAACCGgagatgatgaaatatttgaattattttgaattaacgcatttcgatgatgagatgaattcatttcattcgttgttgcaattggtgatggtgttgatgatgatgatgaagaaggtGTTGCCGttaatattgaatataaattattaGCCTGTtgctgtgtgtttgttgaattgttggttgttgtttgttgttgtatcgaTTGGTTTGTTTCATTAGAGTCCACGACTGTTGCTTGTGTCGCTGACGATACCGAGGTAGTGgattgtaaatgatgatgatgatggtgatgatgatgatgatcaataaattgttgatgatgatgacgatgatgagaTAGATTGTCATGATGATTTAGATCCATAACTAAAGTGTTATTATTGgtcatatttgatgatgaattattgttatctttattattattcgacgATTCAAAAGGAACAACAATCGGCGTAGTTAATGTAGCTAAGCTTGTAGAGCTCGCTAACAAACTATTATCGCAAACTAAAGGGACAGAACATTTTTCGGATGAGcttaatttattcaaatcattttctttcaaatttttactattattcatttgatcattattattgatcattgttgTGGAGTTGTCATGATTAAAATTGGACATTTGTCGACATAAaagcgatgatgatgatgatgatggtgatgatgtagCCTGCACGGATGTGACATGTGTAGGaattataattgaattcGTTTGAACAcaagattgttgttgttgttgatcattggtcactaaatttgatgattgcaaATCTGTTTCCAATTTAATTCGGGTTTCCATAAAATTAAGAACGGcttcatttgaattgtttaTTGTTGACGTCGATGATTCAGTTCGCCGAAGTCTCATATCCATTTCAAAGTTCATGTCTAATGGAAAattacgagaaaaaaaataaattaattttttttcaaacaaacattaaaatTATCAGGAAAAATTCAAGGCTACAAAGTTCAATGAAGGTTAggtcaacatttttttttgggtaaattttcaaactctcatattcatttatttgattgataagaTTTGTACTCACTAGTATTGTtggatgtttgttgttgtgaattattatttctatcTGGTATTCGATAG of the Dermatophagoides farinae isolate YC_2012a chromosome 1, ASM2471394v1, whole genome shotgun sequence genome contains:
- the LOC124492005 gene encoding uncharacterized protein LOC124492005 isoform X2, translating into MGKLKRKQLHQQVTNHYHHYSNNRITYHNHHHHHNHQSSSSCSPSSSSLSPSSSSVSSTSPSQISSSSRASSPSSSSSSSSIQSSTSPWKSPVSLYTISDEDSGIISSGTTTTTTTTSSSSSSSLSDNLCSNLNINTKNNNSLIQTNIPVTKVARFNINRNLSSSSSASSRSNHPSGGNTNVYAMTNGHARNIANNAAAAAAATTTTTTRLSSVVTTTNNNNHNNIGVNHLQHLLHSQHPNNNHHNHLLHQQHQPQQQQQQQQQQQQQQQNKAQPFSRRTLNILPPPPTNFGSSFSHNNNNNVSSNSSLSTSETSIPIVTHSTTSNGFVSNNTVEIIRNSSSSSMRQSCVLTPTTNQQNSTVYHNHMNHSNMIVSSSPSSSSIRNCQKMSHSNQNSAVSLSTTLGTNPHQYNQNSMINNRIAPCAHPSRSKNNKYELKILSQPEEQHRARYLTEGSRGAIKDKSGHGYPIVKLCGYTRQPIKIQCFIGHDKHIGVPHLFYQASKIAGKNSTNCMMKKIDGTSIITMEASPANNMEVNVDCIGILKERNVDVEQKLNKFQKNGNGNNMTTDVDSITNIKRSTRCRLVFRCEIPETMEILQTVSTPILCTQPLGTPEINKKSMFCCNIDGGEELFIIGKNFLKDAKVIFRNDKWIKIVEPNREYLKSTHLICKIPPYDLSIPTATVKLSQQIQTRSLSSSSSSSSSSSPSSSSTETDPKLIEVLLMVKSGGKCSDPQRFYYRIPDRNNNSQQQTSNNTNMNFEMDMRLRRTESSTSTINNSNEAVLNFMETRIKLETDLQSSNLVTNDQQQQQSCVQTNSIIIPTHVTSVQATSSPSSSSSSLLCRQMSNFNHDNSTTMINNNDQMNNICDNSLLASSTSLATLTTPIVVPFESSNNNKDNNNSSSNMTNNNTLVMDLNHHDNLSHHRHHHQQFIDHHHHHHHHHHLQSTTSVSSATQATVVDSNETNQSIQQQTTTNNSTNTQQQANNLYSILTATPSSSSSSTPSPIATTNEMNSSHHRNALIQNNSNISSSPVDSTTTATIMSFLSNQNNVMTPTDASLTSPSSTNTLSSSPTASITSSSSSSTCSVSIVKQEELVENLIRGCTGNTNLNTINTNTQSTPSGQIDQCTSAAMGTNIVSDQQLQYLNHQALLNQTSINGNGNNGNGNVHFTQSSLTQQPENISPSLQSILQPATDLTNTGNVSMQVVTQVPITHSIQQQSTASAFVPSIDHPMTNIKNENDSNLSPPQLTPNPVSATTTSIKESPLPEISLQDLNKQLNAIAIPVVRPVQMNTVPQTATQTNIATNMTMAMEGVLDGSYPSNKITNETTANQLPPLLINTNHTSMLTETNANPGNGSVTIINQQQSIVGTDSTGLLNQASNPLSNGLGLSSSDFQMLNLQTTQTTSNDFMVSATNNNPPMMDTIMSTLNQANSNTANVTVTTTNPTTTIDSFMQTLPVSNADNLATLGNPSQPNQPKITEQLPCSMMTNDCPPLIQTSSTMTISEPLVATSNQLTAVNQQALNVLEQQVANQNHQLQQEILDSLNQMNNTGAVNGNQLQNIAMAVDPTPSSSSSNSTIVTNQTSPPQVGILGSGKLASYCHQENKVDLTSINQTNSLSQEMNSAATTNQQQVFMRTMSTNLVQETHKQNELMLPAPTSMITNQNQPPMASLSTVTSTNNSNNNNGTVLTTTEPNDLTSAQSNICPMSKMSDAELIVFIDPAAFD
- the O-fut1 gene encoding O-fucosyltransferase 1, translated to MLLAVHFSFRQIQVEFYNFKFKILKNIHSVMSFYKIFAIFCYLIVLLFSDNVNSTGSDISIDPNGYLLYCPCMGRFGNQAEQFLGTLQFAKSIDRTLILPPFIEYVDYKVTFQPFEDILEIDPIREYHRVMTMKDFLSKLAPLIWKHENRSITCYSSRNFSNNEKNQGCNPFEGSPFKEFWYHLGVREFPLGSLYYKPLHTDYNYSNEWKQKFHNVPVLALVGAPSSFPTNSKAVKLSKYIYFTKSIMEKAQKYRDERGFARKPYLAIHLRHGTDWIRACELIHSNPDLKQLFSSQQCLGDNDKHRWLNNWITFDLCLHSFEQIIEGIKLSLQSYNNQDEVKRNEKEPIQHIYIATDFNNESLWLDLNQTLTKHFSSLTLITPSLTLNTMNGTFSEHNKQAHFLIDLYLLSHSNVFIGNCISSFSAFVTRYRLYRFNFFHTTHFFAFHRPNSVHLRDEL
- the LOC124492005 gene encoding uncharacterized protein LOC124492005 isoform X1, whose translation is MGKLKRKQLHQQVTNHYHHYSNNRITYHNHHHHHNHQSSSSCSPSSSSLSPSSSSVSSTSPSQISSSSRASSPSSSSSSSSIQSSTSPWKSPVSLYTISDEDSGIISSGTTTTTTTTSSSSSSSLSDNLCSNLNINTKNNNSLIQTNIPVTKVARFNINRNLSSSSSASSRSNHPSGGNTNVYAMTNGHARNIANNAAAAAAATTTTTTRLSSVVTTTNNNNHNNIGVNHLQHLLHSQHPNNNHHNHLLHQQHQPQQQQQQQQQQQQQQQNKAQPFSRRTLNILPPPPTNFGSSFSHNNNNNVSSNSSLSTSETSIPIVTHSTTSNGFVSNNTVEIIRNSSSSSMRQSCVLTPTTNQQNSTVYHNHMNHSNMIVSSSPSSSSIRNCQKMSHSNQNSAVSLSTTLGTNPHQYNQNSMINNRIAPCAHPSRSKNNKYELKILSQPEEQHRARYLTEGSRGAIKDKSGHGYPIVKLCGYTRQPIKIQCFIGHDKHIGVPHLFYQASKIAGKNSTNCMMKKIDGTSIITMEASPANNMEVNVDCIGILKERNVDVEQKLNKFQKNGNGNNMTTDVDSITNIKRSTRCRLVFRCEIPETMEILQTVSTPILCTQPLGTPEINKKSMFCCNIDGGEELFIIGKNFLKDAKVIFRNDKWIKIVEPNREYLKSTHLICKIPPYDLSIPTATVKLSQQIQTRSLSSSSSSSSSSSPSSSSTETDPKLIEVLLMVKSGGKCSDPQRFYYRIPDRNNNSQQQTSNNTNMNFEMDMRLRRTESSTSTINNSNEAVLNFMETRIKLETDLQSSNLVTNDQQQQQSCVQTNSIIIPTHVTSVQATSSPSSSSSSLLCRQMSNFNHDNSTTMINNNDQMNNSKNLKENDLNKLSSSEKCSVPLVCDNSLLASSTSLATLTTPIVVPFESSNNNKDNNNSSSNMTNNNTLVMDLNHHDNLSHHRHHHQQFIDHHHHHHHHHHLQSTTSVSSATQATVVDSNETNQSIQQQTTTNNSTNTQQQANNLYSILTATPSSSSSSTPSPIATTNEMNSSHHRNALIQNNSNISSSPVDSTTTATIMSFLSNQNNVMTPTDASLTSPSSTNTLSSSPTASITSSSSSSTCSVSIVKQEELVENLIRGCTGNTNLNTINTNTQSTPSGQIDQCTSAAMGTNIVSDQQLQYLNHQALLNQTSINGNGNNGNGNVHFTQSSLTQQPENISPSLQSILQPATDLTNTGNVSMQVVTQVPITHSIQQQSTASAFVPSIDHPMTNIKNENDSNLSPPQLTPNPVSATTTSIKESPLPEISLQDLNKQLNAIAIPVVRPVQMNTVPQTATQTNIATNMTMAMEGVLDGSYPSNKITNETTANQLPPLLINTNHTSMLTETNANPGNGSVTIINQQQSIVGTDSTGLLNQASNPLSNGLGLSSSDFQMLNLQTTQTTSNDFMVSATNNNPPMMDTIMSTLNQANSNTANVTVTTTNPTTTIDSFMQTLPVSNADNLATLGNPSQPNQPKITEQLPCSMMTNDCPPLIQTSSTMTISEPLVATSNQLTAVNQQALNVLEQQVANQNHQLQQEILDSLNQMNNTGAVNGNQLQNIAMAVDPTPSSSSSNSTIVTNQTSPPQVGILGSGKLASYCHQENKVDLTSINQTNSLSQEMNSAATTNQQQVFMRTMSTNLVQETHKQNELMLPAPTSMITNQNQPPMASLSTVTSTNNSNNNNGTVLTTTEPNDLTSAQSNICPMSKMSDAELIVFIDPAAFD